In one Cervus elaphus chromosome 9, mCerEla1.1, whole genome shotgun sequence genomic region, the following are encoded:
- the LOC122699433 gene encoding LOW QUALITY PROTEIN: cyclin-dependent kinase 7-like (The sequence of the model RefSeq protein was modified relative to this genomic sequence to represent the inferred CDS: inserted 2 bases in 1 codon) — translation MAVDVKSRVKRYEKLDFLGEGQFATVYKARDKNTNQTVAIKKIKLGHRSEAKDGINRTALREIKLLQELSHPNIIGLLDAFGHKSNISLVFDFMETDLEVIIKDNSLVLTPSHIKAYMLMTLQGLEYLHQHWILHRDLKPNNLLLDENGVLKLADFGLAKSFGSPSRAYTHQVVTRWYRAPELLFGARMYGVGVDMWAVGCILAELLLRVPFLPGDSDLDQLTRIFETLGTPTEEQWPDXCSLPDFMTFKSFPGIPLQHIFIAAGDDLLDLIQGLFLFNPCARITATQALKTKYFSNRPGPTPGCQLPRPNCPAEALKEQSNPAMATKRKKTEALEQGGLPKKLIF, via the exons ATGGCTGTGGACGTGAAGTCGCGAGTGAAGCGTTATGAAAAACTGGACTTCCTCGGGGAGGGACAGTTTGCCACGGTTTACAAGGCCAGAGACAAGAACACCAACCAAACTGTCGCCATTAAGAAAATCAAACTTGGACATAGATCAGAAGCTAAAGATGGTATAAATAGAACAGccttaagagagataaaattaTTACAGGAGCTAAGTCATCCAAATATAATTGGTCTCCTTGATGCTTTTGGACATAAATCTAACATTAGCCTTGTCTTTGATTTTATGGAAACTGATCTAGAGGTTATAATAAAGGATAACAGTCTTGTGCTAACACCTTCACATATCAAAGCCTATATGTTGATGACTCTTCAAGGATTAGAATATTTACATCAACATTGGATTCTGCATAGGGACCTAAAACCAAACAACTTGTTGCTAGATGAAAATGGAGTTCTAAAACTGGCCGATTTTGGCCTGGCCAAATCATTTGGGAGCCCCAGTAGAGCTTATACACATCAGGTTGTAACCAGGTGGTATCGGGCCCCTGAGCTACTGTTTGGAGCTAGAATGTATGGTGTAGGTGTGGACATGTGGGCTGTGGGCTGTATATTAGCAGAGTTGCTTCTAAGGGTTCCTTTTTTGCCAGGAGATTCAGACCTTGATCAACTAACAAGAATATTTGAAACTTTGGGCACACCAACTGAAGAGCAGTGGCCTGA GTGTAGTCTTCCAGATTTCATGACATTTAAGAGTTTTCCTGGAATCCCATTACAACATATCTTCATTGCAGCAGGAGATGACTTGCTAGATCTTATACAAGGCTTATTCTTATTTAATCCATGTGCTCGAATTACAGCCACACAGGCGTTGAAAACTAAGTATTTCAGTAATCGGCCAGGGCCAACACCTGGATGTCAGCTGCCAAGACCAAACTGTCCAGCAGAGGCTCTAAAGGAGCAGTCCAATCCAGCCATGGCAACAAAACGGAAGAAAACAGAGGCCTTGGAACAAGGAGGATTACCCAAGAAGCTAATTTTTTAG
- the LOC122699430 gene encoding zinc finger protein 791-like isoform X2, whose protein sequence is MRETLSNLALIRDKWEDHYTEDQYKNQERNLRSHILQRLCESKEGSQCGENSSLIPNLNLNTKNSTKPWECSVCGKVFMSRSSLNRHLRSHTAPKPSKYQEYGRKPYKCRVCGKAFSYLQPFQKHESNHGIEKSYKCKECGKSFRYRQSVRKHERTHTGEKPYQCKQCGKAFRYHQTFQTHERTHTGEKPYECKQCGKALSCPSSFRSHERTHTGEKPYECKKCSKAFSCPSSLRKHERTHTGEKPYDCKECGKAFISLGSFQRHMITHTGVGPYKCKDCGKAFNCPSSYRIHERSHTGEKPYECKQCGRAFSCSSSFRTHERTHTGEKPYQCKECGKAFHWLTTFQVHVRTHTGEKPYICKQCGKALSCPTSFRRHERTHTAEKPYECKQCGKTFSSPLGLQIHERTHTGEKPYKCEKCGKAFVSLTSFRRHMMTHTGDGPYKCTECGKAFNCPSSFRIHERTHTGEKPYDCKICGKAFSCSSYVQVHERTHTGEKPYECKECGKAFIYRTTFRGHLRVHTGEKPYKCKDCGKAFSRPSSYRSHERIHTGEKLLECKHCGKAFNWPTSLHKHVMRMHTR, encoded by the exons ATGCGGGAAACTTTGAGTAACCTGGCCTTAATAA GGGATAAATGGGAGGACCATTACACTGAAGATCAATACAAAAACCAGGAAAGAAATCTGAG aagTCATATATTACAGAGACTCTGTGAAAGTAAAGAAGGTAGTCAATGTGGAGAAAACAGCAGCCTTATTCCAAATCTTAATCTGAACACGAAAAATTCTACTAAACCATGGGAATGCAGTGTGTGTGGAAAAGTCTTCATGAGTCGTTCATCCCTTAACAGGCACCTGAGATCTCACACTGCACCCAAACCATCCAAGTATCAGGAATATGGAaggaagccttataaatgtagagtatgtgggaaagccttcagttACCTCCAGCCTTTCCAAAAACATGAAAGTAATCATGGTATAGAAAAATCCtataaatgtaaggaatgtgggaaatCCTTTAGATATCGTCAGTCTGTTCGAAAACATGAACGgactcacactggagagaaaccctatcaGTGTAAACAGTGTGGAAAAGCCTTTCGATACCATCAAACCTTTCAAACACATGAAAGaactcacacaggagagaaaccctatgaatgtaagcAATGTGGTAAAGCCCTCAGTTGTCCCAGTTCCTTTCGAAGCCATGAAAGGACtcatactggagaaaaaccctatgaatgtaaaaAGTGTAGTAAAGCCTTCAGTTGTCCCAGTTCTCTTCGAAAACATGAGAgaactcatactggagagaaaccttatgattgtaaggaatgtggaaaagcttttatttctcttggaagTTTTCAAAGACACATGATAACACATACTGGAGTtggaccttataaatgtaaggactGTGGGAAAGCATTCAATTGTCCCAGTTCATACAGAATACACGAAAGATCTCACACTGGAgaaaaaccctatgaatgtaaacAATGTGGTAGAGCCTTCAGTTGTTCCAGTTCATTTCGAACACATGAAagaactcacactggagagaaaccttatcaatgtaaggaatgtggaaaagccttccATTGGCTCACCACTTTTCAAGTCCACGTGAGAACTCACACTGGCGAGAAACCATATATATGTAAGCAGTGTGGTAAAGCCCTCAGTTGTCCCACTTCCTTTCGAAGACATGAGCGGACTCACACTGCAGAGAAACCGTATGAATGTAAGCAGTGTGGAAAAACCTTCAGTTCTCCTCTAGGTCTGCAAATACATGAAAGAACTCACACTGGGGAGAAACCCTATAAATGTGAGAAATGTGGGAAAGCATTCGTTTCTCTCACAAGCTTTCGAAGACACATGATGACGCACACTGGAGAtggaccttataaatgtacagaatgtgggaAAGCATTTAATTGTCCTAGTTCATTTCGAATACATGAAAGaactcacacaggagagaagccctatGATTGTAAAATATGTGGTAAAGCCTTCAGTTGTTCCAGTTATGTTCAAGTACATGAAagaactcacactggagagaaaccctatgaatgtaaggaatgtgggaaggCATTCATTTACCGCACAACCTTTCGAGGTCACTTGAGAGTGCACACTGgtgagaaaccatataaatgtaaaGACTGTGGGAAAGCCTTTAGTCGACCCAGTTCATACAGAAGCCAtgagagaattcacactggagagaaacttCTTGAATGTAAACactgtgggaaagccttcaattgGCCCACCTCCTTACATAAACATGTCATGAGAATGCACACTAGATAA
- the LOC122699430 gene encoding zinc finger protein 791-like isoform X3, giving the protein MSRSSLNRHLRSHTAPKPSKYQEYGRKPYKCRVCGKAFSYLQPFQKHESNHGIEKSYKCKECGKSFRYRQSVRKHERTHTGEKPYQCKQCGKAFRYHQTFQTHERTHTGEKPYECKQCGKALSCPSSFRSHERTHTGEKPYECKKCSKAFSCPSSLRKHERTHTGEKPYDCKECGKAFISLGSFQRHMITHTGVGPYKCKDCGKAFNCPSSYRIHERSHTGEKPYECKQCGRAFSCSSSFRTHERTHTGEKPYQCKECGKAFHWLTTFQVHVRTHTGEKPYICKQCGKALSCPTSFRRHERTHTAEKPYECKQCGKTFSSPLGLQIHERTHTGEKPYKCEKCGKAFVSLTSFRRHMMTHTGDGPYKCTECGKAFNCPSSFRIHERTHTGEKPYDCKICGKAFSCSSYVQVHERTHTGEKPYECKECGKAFIYRTTFRGHLRVHTGEKPYKCKDCGKAFSRPSSYRSHERIHTGEKLLECKHCGKAFNWPTSLHKHVMRMHTR; this is encoded by the coding sequence ATGAGTCGTTCATCCCTTAACAGGCACCTGAGATCTCACACTGCACCCAAACCATCCAAGTATCAGGAATATGGAaggaagccttataaatgtagagtatgtgggaaagccttcagttACCTCCAGCCTTTCCAAAAACATGAAAGTAATCATGGTATAGAAAAATCCtataaatgtaaggaatgtgggaaatCCTTTAGATATCGTCAGTCTGTTCGAAAACATGAACGgactcacactggagagaaaccctatcaGTGTAAACAGTGTGGAAAAGCCTTTCGATACCATCAAACCTTTCAAACACATGAAAGaactcacacaggagagaaaccctatgaatgtaagcAATGTGGTAAAGCCCTCAGTTGTCCCAGTTCCTTTCGAAGCCATGAAAGGACtcatactggagaaaaaccctatgaatgtaaaaAGTGTAGTAAAGCCTTCAGTTGTCCCAGTTCTCTTCGAAAACATGAGAgaactcatactggagagaaaccttatgattgtaaggaatgtggaaaagcttttatttctcttggaagTTTTCAAAGACACATGATAACACATACTGGAGTtggaccttataaatgtaaggactGTGGGAAAGCATTCAATTGTCCCAGTTCATACAGAATACACGAAAGATCTCACACTGGAgaaaaaccctatgaatgtaaacAATGTGGTAGAGCCTTCAGTTGTTCCAGTTCATTTCGAACACATGAAagaactcacactggagagaaaccttatcaatgtaaggaatgtggaaaagccttccATTGGCTCACCACTTTTCAAGTCCACGTGAGAACTCACACTGGCGAGAAACCATATATATGTAAGCAGTGTGGTAAAGCCCTCAGTTGTCCCACTTCCTTTCGAAGACATGAGCGGACTCACACTGCAGAGAAACCGTATGAATGTAAGCAGTGTGGAAAAACCTTCAGTTCTCCTCTAGGTCTGCAAATACATGAAAGAACTCACACTGGGGAGAAACCCTATAAATGTGAGAAATGTGGGAAAGCATTCGTTTCTCTCACAAGCTTTCGAAGACACATGATGACGCACACTGGAGAtggaccttataaatgtacagaatgtgggaAAGCATTTAATTGTCCTAGTTCATTTCGAATACATGAAAGaactcacacaggagagaagccctatGATTGTAAAATATGTGGTAAAGCCTTCAGTTGTTCCAGTTATGTTCAAGTACATGAAagaactcacactggagagaaaccctatgaatgtaaggaatgtgggaaggCATTCATTTACCGCACAACCTTTCGAGGTCACTTGAGAGTGCACACTGgtgagaaaccatataaatgtaaaGACTGTGGGAAAGCCTTTAGTCGACCCAGTTCATACAGAAGCCAtgagagaattcacactggagagaaacttCTTGAATGTAAACactgtgggaaagccttcaattgGCCCACCTCCTTACATAAACATGTCATGAGAATGCACACTAGATAA
- the LOC122699430 gene encoding zinc finger protein 791-like isoform X1 — MDPVAFEDVAVNFTLEEWALLGPSQKKLYRDVMRETLSNLALIRDKWEDHYTEDQYKNQERNLRSHILQRLCESKEGSQCGENSSLIPNLNLNTKNSTKPWECSVCGKVFMSRSSLNRHLRSHTAPKPSKYQEYGRKPYKCRVCGKAFSYLQPFQKHESNHGIEKSYKCKECGKSFRYRQSVRKHERTHTGEKPYQCKQCGKAFRYHQTFQTHERTHTGEKPYECKQCGKALSCPSSFRSHERTHTGEKPYECKKCSKAFSCPSSLRKHERTHTGEKPYDCKECGKAFISLGSFQRHMITHTGVGPYKCKDCGKAFNCPSSYRIHERSHTGEKPYECKQCGRAFSCSSSFRTHERTHTGEKPYQCKECGKAFHWLTTFQVHVRTHTGEKPYICKQCGKALSCPTSFRRHERTHTAEKPYECKQCGKTFSSPLGLQIHERTHTGEKPYKCEKCGKAFVSLTSFRRHMMTHTGDGPYKCTECGKAFNCPSSFRIHERTHTGEKPYDCKICGKAFSCSSYVQVHERTHTGEKPYECKECGKAFIYRTTFRGHLRVHTGEKPYKCKDCGKAFSRPSSYRSHERIHTGEKLLECKHCGKAFNWPTSLHKHVMRMHTR; from the exons GACCCAGTGGCCTTTGAGGATGTGGCTGTGAACTTCACCCTGGAGGAGTGGGCTCTGCTGGGGCCTTCGCAGAAGAAACTCTACAGAGATGTGATGCGGGAAACTTTGAGTAACCTGGCCTTAATAA GGGATAAATGGGAGGACCATTACACTGAAGATCAATACAAAAACCAGGAAAGAAATCTGAG aagTCATATATTACAGAGACTCTGTGAAAGTAAAGAAGGTAGTCAATGTGGAGAAAACAGCAGCCTTATTCCAAATCTTAATCTGAACACGAAAAATTCTACTAAACCATGGGAATGCAGTGTGTGTGGAAAAGTCTTCATGAGTCGTTCATCCCTTAACAGGCACCTGAGATCTCACACTGCACCCAAACCATCCAAGTATCAGGAATATGGAaggaagccttataaatgtagagtatgtgggaaagccttcagttACCTCCAGCCTTTCCAAAAACATGAAAGTAATCATGGTATAGAAAAATCCtataaatgtaaggaatgtgggaaatCCTTTAGATATCGTCAGTCTGTTCGAAAACATGAACGgactcacactggagagaaaccctatcaGTGTAAACAGTGTGGAAAAGCCTTTCGATACCATCAAACCTTTCAAACACATGAAAGaactcacacaggagagaaaccctatgaatgtaagcAATGTGGTAAAGCCCTCAGTTGTCCCAGTTCCTTTCGAAGCCATGAAAGGACtcatactggagaaaaaccctatgaatgtaaaaAGTGTAGTAAAGCCTTCAGTTGTCCCAGTTCTCTTCGAAAACATGAGAgaactcatactggagagaaaccttatgattgtaaggaatgtggaaaagcttttatttctcttggaagTTTTCAAAGACACATGATAACACATACTGGAGTtggaccttataaatgtaaggactGTGGGAAAGCATTCAATTGTCCCAGTTCATACAGAATACACGAAAGATCTCACACTGGAgaaaaaccctatgaatgtaaacAATGTGGTAGAGCCTTCAGTTGTTCCAGTTCATTTCGAACACATGAAagaactcacactggagagaaaccttatcaatgtaaggaatgtggaaaagccttccATTGGCTCACCACTTTTCAAGTCCACGTGAGAACTCACACTGGCGAGAAACCATATATATGTAAGCAGTGTGGTAAAGCCCTCAGTTGTCCCACTTCCTTTCGAAGACATGAGCGGACTCACACTGCAGAGAAACCGTATGAATGTAAGCAGTGTGGAAAAACCTTCAGTTCTCCTCTAGGTCTGCAAATACATGAAAGAACTCACACTGGGGAGAAACCCTATAAATGTGAGAAATGTGGGAAAGCATTCGTTTCTCTCACAAGCTTTCGAAGACACATGATGACGCACACTGGAGAtggaccttataaatgtacagaatgtgggaAAGCATTTAATTGTCCTAGTTCATTTCGAATACATGAAAGaactcacacaggagagaagccctatGATTGTAAAATATGTGGTAAAGCCTTCAGTTGTTCCAGTTATGTTCAAGTACATGAAagaactcacactggagagaaaccctatgaatgtaaggaatgtgggaaggCATTCATTTACCGCACAACCTTTCGAGGTCACTTGAGAGTGCACACTGgtgagaaaccatataaatgtaaaGACTGTGGGAAAGCCTTTAGTCGACCCAGTTCATACAGAAGCCAtgagagaattcacactggagagaaacttCTTGAATGTAAACactgtgggaaagccttcaattgGCCCACCTCCTTACATAAACATGTCATGAGAATGCACACTAGATAA